The Bombus huntii isolate Logan2020A chromosome 6, iyBomHunt1.1, whole genome shotgun sequence genome window below encodes:
- the LOC126866795 gene encoding frizzled-2-like, whose protein sequence is MGLVRRTKLLPSRTMASLLPLLLLAVLPNVRLESAISPVSNVGSVSSGSSSSSSSASSSSMVGVVPGSGSASGSMVGSGNSVVGGGSSGVGHSSLGGGAVNGNGRCEEITIPMCRGIGYNLTAMPNELNHDNQEEAGLEVHQFWPLVEIKCSPDLKFFLCSMYTPICLPEYTKPLPACRSVCERARAGCAPLMQQYGFSWPERMACERLPAHGDPENLCMEQDNRTSSTGYGSGNGGAASSAPLPAAAPPRPTRPSKTTQPPRCKPGKNQKNCQHPPGERARDCVCRCRAPLVPLGAGGTVIPGPISGSSTGNIGNGAGLAGMAVSGVIPAPPISIGRSIIQDIAGVPNCALPCHGAFLTPEERGFAAVWLALWSGLCAASTLVTVTTFLIDTQRFKYPERPIVFLSACYFLVSIGYLTRSVFGHEEIACDGPALKSRAQGPEACVAVFLMIYFFGMASSVWWVILALTWFLAAGLKWGNEAIASYSQYFHLAAWLVPAIQTFSAYLAGGVAGDPVAGVCTVAPDGIKTFILAPLFLYLLLGTSFLLAGFVSLFRIRSVIKRQPGAKADKLEKLMIRIGVFSVLYTLPAGVVLACHMYETSLRNEWLDSLACPCRPRARPLYFVLMLKYFMALAVGITSGVWIWSGKTVDSWKRLWRRLFSGGSGGGGHGGGGAGMVAGVTGVSGGIGSTSIKGVVGRVGVPYPPAPGPGSALLPPGSVASASQHHLHHHVLKQPPLSHV, encoded by the coding sequence ATGGGACTCGTTCGACGGACGAAGCTGCTTCCAAGCCGAACGATGGCGTCCCTGTTACCATTGCTGCTGCTGGCAGTATTACCGAACGTGCGATTAGAATCAGCGATCAGTCCAGTGAGCAACGTGGGCTCGGTATCGAGCGGTTCTTcgtcctcctcttcttctgcctcgtcgtcgtcgatggTGGGCGTCGTGCCTGGCAGTGGCTCGGCTTCCGGTAGCATGGTTGGTTCTGGTAACAGCGTGGTTGGAGGTGGAAGCAGCGGCGTTGGACACTCGTCTTTAGGCGGTGGAGCTGTTAACGGAAACGGTCGATGCGAGGAGATCACGATCCCAATGTGTCGTGGAATCGGTTACAATCTAACGGCCATGCCGAACGAATTGAATCACGACAACCAAGAGGAGGCTGGCTTAGAGGTGCACCAATTCTGGCCATTGGTCGAAATCAAATGTTCGCCAGATTTGAAATTCTTCCTCTGTTCGATGTATACCCCGATATGCTTGCCCGAGTACACTAAACCTCTTCCAGCTTGTAGAAGCGTTTGTGAAAGAGCACGGGCAGGTTGCGCGCCGTTGATGCAACAGTATGGATTCTCCTGGCCAGAGAGAATGGCCTGTGAAAGATTGCCAGCCCATGGTGACCCGGAGAACTTGTGCATGGAACAAGACAATCGTACTAGCAGCACCGGGTATGGATCCGGAAACGGAGGAGCCGCGAGTAGCGCCCCTTTACCAGCAGCAGCGCCACCACGCCCAACCAGGCCGTCGAAGACGACCCAGCCACCGCGGTGCAAGCCAGGCAAAAACCAAAAAAACTGCCAGCATCCCCCGGGGGAAAGGGCGAGGGACTGCGTGTGCCGGTGCAGGGCACCCCTCGTACCCCTGGGGGCGGGGGGCACGGTCATTCCGGGACCGATAAGCGGCAGCAGCACCGGCAACATCGGCAACGGGGCTGGACTGGCAGGCATGGCCGTAAGTGGGGTCATACCGGCGCCACCGATAAGCATCGGCCGGAGCATCATTCAGGACATTGCCGGAGTACCGAACTGCGCTCTCCCGTGCCACGGGGCGTTTCTCACCCCCGAAGAGCGAGGGTTCGCGGCCGTGTGGCTGGCTCTGTGGAGCGGCCTGTGCGCCGCAAGCACGCTCGTGACCGTCACCACGTTTCTGATCGACACCCAGCGCTTCAAGTATCCTGAGAGACCGATAGTGTTCCTGTCAGCCTGCTACTTCCTCGTATCGATAGGTTATCTAACGAGAAGCGTGTTCGGCCACGAGGAGATAGCCTGCGACGGGCCAGCGTTGAAGTCGAGGGCACAGGGTCCGGAAGCTTGCGTAGCCGTCTTCCTGATGATCTACTTCTTCGGCATGGCGTCCTCGGTCTGGTGGGTGATCCTCGCGCTCACGTGGTTCCTCGCGGCAGGACTGAAATGGGGCAACGAAGCTATAGCCTCGTACTCCCAGTACTTCCATCTAGCAGCTTGGCTGGTACCCGCGATTCAAACTTTCTCGGCGTATCTAGCGGGGGGAGTAGCAGGGGATCCAGTAGCAGGAGTCTGCACGGTAGCTCCGGATGGAATAAAAACCTTCATTCTGGCACCGTTATTCTTGTATCTTCTACTGGGGACCAGCTTCCTTCTGGCGGGTTTCGTGAGCCTGTTCAGAATTCGATCGGTGATAAAGCGACAACCAGGAGCGAAAGCGGACAAACTGGAGAAACTGATGATACGAATCGGCGTGTTCAGCGTTCTATACACGCTACCAGCCGGAGTAGTGTTGGCCTGTCACATGTACGAAACGTCGTTAAGAAACGAGTGGCTCGATTCGTTGGCTTGCCCGTGTCGGCCAAGGGCAAGACCTCTCTACTTCGTCCTGATGCTCAAGTACTTTATGGCGCTCGCGGTAGGCATCACGTCAGGCGTGTGGATCTGGAGCGGCAAAACCGTCGACTCGTGGAAACGTCTGTGGAGGCGTTTGTTCAGCGGCGGAAGCGGCGGAGGCGGTCACGGAGGCGGTGGCGCCGGTATGGTAGCAGGCGTGACTGGCGTCAGCGGAGGAATCGGCAGCACCAGCATCAAGGGCGTCGTAGGACGTGTCGGAGTGCCGTATCCACCGGCACCTGGCCCTGGAAGCGCTCTACTTCCACCTGGCAGCGTGGCAAGCGCGTCCCAACACCATCTCCATCATCACGTCCTCAAACAACCTCCTCTGTCGCACGTATGA